Proteins found in one Kwoniella bestiolae CBS 10118 chromosome 1, complete sequence genomic segment:
- a CDS encoding 60S ribosomal protein eL34, translating into MAQRVTLRKRQPYNTTSNRRRVVKTPGGKLVVHHLKKLASAPKCGDCGLALPGIPVLRPRQYATLSKRQKTVNRAYGGSVCAPCVKSRITRAFLIEEATIVKRVLKAKAAATKK; encoded by the exons aTGGCCCAACGAGTCACCCTCAGAAAGCGCCAACCATACAACACCACCTCCAACAGACGAAGGGTCGTCAAGACTCCTGGTGGTAAATTGGTGGTTCACCACTTGAAGAAGCTTGCT TCCGCCCCCAAATGTGGTGACTGTGGTCTTGCTCTCCCAGGT ATCCCCGTCCTCCGACCCCGACAAT ACGCTACCCTCTCCAAGAGACAAAAGACCGTTAACAGAGCTTACGGTGGTTCCGTCTGTGCTCCTTGTGTCaagtcaag AATCACCCGAGCCTTCTTGATCGAGGAAGCCACCATCGTCAAGAGAGTCCTCAAAGCCAAGGCCGCCGCCACCAAGAAGTAA